A single genomic interval of Ischnura elegans chromosome 3, ioIscEleg1.1, whole genome shotgun sequence harbors:
- the LOC124156623 gene encoding mitochondrial import inner membrane translocase subunit Tim10 codes for MAAAGLPQLDNAKLQLVQELEIEMMSDMYNRMTASCHRKCIPPKYLDAELGKGESVCLDRCIAKYLDVHERIGKKLTQFSVQDEDFVKKLQGDQQKN; via the coding sequence ATGGCTGCTGCAGGATTGCCCCAACTGGACAATGCAAAACTGCAGCTTGTCCAGGAACTAGAAATAGAGATGATGTCGGATATGTACAATCGTATGACGGCATCATGTCATCGTAAATGCATTCCACCAAAGTACTTGGATGCAGAGCTTGGCAAAGGTGAATCGGTGTGCCTTGATCGCTGTATCGCCAAATATCTTGATGTCCACGAAAGAATCGGTAAAAAGCTTACCCAGTTCTCGGTTCAGGATGAAGATTTCGTGAAAAAACTGCAAGGAGACCAGCAGAAGAACTAA
- the LOC124156622 gene encoding leucine-rich repeat-containing protein 69 — MDRLSGLYYYLRELHVRAILEEAVKKKITTLNLSHFEITTVPKILYQLKTVESLHLENNHISEISPEVKNLTNLSFLGLDYNNLTALPKEIRRLGPTLTGLNLSHNPLAVLLPEIGNLKSLNSLWCNQIGISDLPKELGKLYFLDTFGARGNSIQTIPKEFCRLISLRWLTLEGNLIEELPIEFEQLSSLIHLNLNKNLFQEVPEVIKNMKNLQYFLLAQNRIKQVSTPFLLAVKHLVKLDLRGNEELKITPEMKNFENLTIDGAGSFFHLADVPLIEPRESNSNLSLGDEEEEEWGVASGSEGFDDEDTSENITDYGEEDWEESVPSSELDLSEISEEAAWIGFEDDAGNLFPEDLGEIISNISSYIANGS; from the exons ATGGATCGCTTAAGCGGGCTATATTACTACTTGAGGGAGCTCCATGTAAGAGCTATCCTGGAAGAAGctgtaaagaagaaaataacaaccCTTAATTTGAGCCACTTCGAAATTACCACCGTACCTAAAATCCTGTATCAACTTAAGACTGTCGAAAGCTTACATCTTGAGAATAATCATATCTCTGAAATATCGCCCGAAGTTAAAAATCTTACG AATTTGTCATTCCTAGGCCTGGATTATAATAACTTAACAGCCCTACCGAAAGAAATAAGGCGATTAGGACCCACTTTAACTGGTCTCAACTTGAGTCACAATCCTCTCGCTGTCCTCCTACCAGAAATTGGAAATCTGAAATCACTGAACAGCCTGTGGTGTAATCAGATAGGTATTTCTGATCTTCCAAAAGAG CTTGGAAAATTGTATTTCTTGGATACATTTGGTGCCAGAGGAAATTCAATCCAAACAATACCTAAAGAATTCTGCAGACTGATTTCTCTGAG GTGGTTGACGCTTGAAGGTAATTTGATTGAAGAACTCCCTATAGAATTTGAACAACTTAGCAGTTTGATTCATTTAAATCTCAATAAAAACTTGTTTCAAGAAGTACCAGAAGTGATAAAGAATATGAAG AATCTTCAGTATTTTCTCTTGGCACAAAACAGGATAAAGCAAGTTTCAACACCATTTCTCCTGGCAGTCAAACATCTAGTGAAACTCGATTTAAGAGGCAATGAAGAGCTAAAAATAACACCAGAGATGAAG AATTTCGAAAATCTTACCATTGACGGAGCAGGATCATTCTTCCATCTTGCAGACGTTCCATTGATAGAGCCAAGGGAGAGCAACTCTAACCTAAGCTTAGGCGATGAAGAAGAGGAAGAGTGGGGAGTTGCATCTGGATCAGAGGGATTTGATGACGAAGACACGAGCGAGAACATCACCGACTATGGGGAAGAGGATTGGGAAGAATCAGTGCCATCTAGTGAGCTAGACCTAAGTGAAATAAGTGAAGAAGCTGCATGGATAGGTTTTGAAGATGATGCCGGAAATTTATTTCCAGAAGATCTTGGAGAGATCATCTCTAACATTTCGTCATACATAGCAAATGGGAGTTGA